The genomic region TACCCCCTCCCCTCCGGCCTCGACCCGGCCGCCGCCGCACCACTCCTGTGCGCGGGCGTCACCGTCTGGGAACCCCTGCACTCCCTCGGAGTGGGCCCCGGCAGTCGCATCGCCGTGGCCGGGCTCGGCGGCCTGGGCCACCTCGCTGTCAAGATGGCAGTGGCGCTCGGCGCCACCACGACAGCCATCAGCCGCACCAAGGACAAGCGCGACGACGCCCGCCGGCTCGGCGCCCGCGACCTCATCGACTCCACCGACACGCAGCAGATGGCCGCGGCACGCGACACCTTCGACGTCGTCATCGACACCATCTCCGCACCTCACGACCTCGCCCCGTACCTGAAGCTTGTGGCGATGGACGGCACCCTCAGCCTCCTCGGCTACCTGGGCCAGGTCACCGTCGAGGCCACTGACCTGCTCATCGGACGCAAGAAGCTCAGTTCCGCGGGCAGCGGAGGCCGTCCCGCGACCGCCCGGATGCTCCAGTTCTGCGCCGACAACGGCATCGCCGCCGACGTCGAGGTCCTCCCGTCGGCGCAGGTGGACACGGCACTCGACCGCCTCCGGCGAAACGACGTCCGCTACCGCTTCGTGCTCGACATGTCCGACCTGGACTGATCAGGCGCTCGACCCGGGCCAGGACGTGCGGCAGGCCCGGGATTCCGCGACGCACTCAGGTGACGACGATCCGGGCGTCGTCGGGCAGTCGGCGGGTCGCGCCCCGGCGATCCAGCAACTCCAGCAGCGGCACCGCCACCCGGCGGGTGGTGCCAAGCGCCTGCCGGGCCGCCGACAGGGTGAACGGCTGGGGCAGCCCGGCCAACACCCGGACCGCGTCGTCGAGCGCGTCGGGCAGCAGCACCACGTTGTCGGCCAGCCGCAGGAGAGCCCCGGCGCGCACGGCGGCGCCGATCTCCCGGGGACCCAGGCCCAGGTCGACGAGGTGGTCCGCCTCGGGGGCGCGGAACGGCCTGTCGCCGTACTCGTCGCGGACCCGCTGCACGGCCCGGGCCACCGGCTCGGGCAGATCGGCCACGCCCGCCGCACCGACCCGACCCGCGTGGACACGCAGAGGCGGTCGGATCAGGGCCTCGACCAGCACCCGGTCGGGCAGTGCCAGGCGCTGCCGCAGCACCTCCACAGGCATGCCCGGCTCCAGCGGGTGTTCCCGCGCGTAGCGGGTGACCTCCTCGGTCACCTGGTCGCCGAGCCGCCGCCAGTGCGCGGGGTCGGCCAGCCAGTCACCGGCCACCGGCTCGCCGTGCGCCGGCACGCCCATGCGGATGAGCGTGCCGGCGCGGACCAGTCGACGGCGGCGCAGTTCCCCAGCCAGGTCGGGTCGACCGTCCAGGTCGGCGAGGACCTGCGCGCGAGCAGCGGCAGCACCCCTGCGGGCCAGCGGCGGGGGCGCGACGTCCAGCACCCGTACGCCGCCGGCCACGTGGTGCCGGCCCGGATCGCGCAGCAGCGCCCGGTCGCCCACCAGCAGCGGCAGCGGCCGCGCCAACCGGAGCCGCACGGTGTCCGCGCCGAGCGGTCGGACCCGCACCGGCACCGCCGCCGACCCGACGTGCAGGGTGAGGGCTGCCGGCAGGTCGGCGGCCGGGTCACCGGTGAGCCGCACGTCGACGAGGTCGGTGCGGTGGAACCGGCCCGGGGTGAGCAGCGCGTCGCCCCGGCCGATCCGGTCGCGCGACGTACCCCGGAGGTTGACCGCCACCCGGGCGACCGCCGCCACGTCCGGCCGGGCCTCGCCCAGCGAGTGCAGACCGCGGACCCGGACCGTCTCCTGAGTGCCGGCCACCTCCAACTCGTCGCCCACCCGCAGCTGACCGGCGCCCAGCGTGCCGGTGACCACGGTGCCGCTGCCGCGCACTGTGAAACTGCGGTCCACCCAGAGCCGGACCGGGTCGTCCACGGCCGGGGCGGGCAGGCCGACGGCCAGCCGGTCCAGGGCGGCACGCAGGTCCGGCAGGCCGGCGCCGGTCAGACCACTGACCGCCACCGCCTCCACCGCGCCGAGGCTTGTCCCGGCGATCTCGGCGAGGGCCTGGGCCGTCGCCGGTCCCGGGTCGGCCAGGTCCGCGCGGGTCACCGCAAGCAGGCCGTACGCGACGCCGAGCGCGTCGAGCGCGGCCAGGTGCTCGGTGGACTGCGGCATCCAACCCTCGTCGGCGGCCACCACGATCAGCGCGGCGGGCACCGGGCCGACACCGGCGAGCATGTTCGGCACGAACCGCTCGTGACCGGGCACGTCAACGAACGCGATCGTGGCGCCGGACGGCAGCGTCGTCCAGGCGAAACCCAGGTCGATTGTCATGCCCCGGCGGCGTTCCTCAGCCCACCGGTCCGGCTCCATACCCGTCAACGCCCGGACCAACGTCGACTTGCCGTGGTCGACGTGCCCGGCGGTGGCGACGACGAACATGCTCAGTCGTCCCCGGGTACCCGCAGCACGGCCATCCGGACGGCCTCGTCGGCGTCGGCGGGTACGCAGCGCAGGTCGAGCAGAAGCCGACCCCGCACCACACGGCCGAGGATCGGCTGCTCTCCGGTACGCAGCGGCGCCGCGTACCGTTCGGGCAGGCTCAGCGCCCACGAGCCCAGCTCGACACCGGGTGCGCCGCCCCCGCCGACCACGGCGACGGCCGGTACCACCTCGGCCTTGCGGCCGTCGGCGCCGAGCCTGTCGCGTAACCGCTCCACCCGCTCGCGCAGGGCGCCCGGGTCGGCGTGCAGCGCCATCCGGGTCGGCGTGTCGGGTTGGTGCACTGTGGCGCCGAGCGCGGCCAGGGTGAGCTTGTCGACGCGCAGC from Micromonospora profundi harbors:
- a CDS encoding NAD(P)-dependent alcohol dehydrogenase — translated: MRTTTGWRAAGPATLRRTDIQRRDLRPDDIAVRVDYCGVCHSDLHALRDHDRQTLLVPGHEFTGVVTATGPEVTAFSIGDHVAVGNIVDSCGTCGMCRAGQENFCHSFPTLTYGGTDRQDGSTTLGGFSREYVVRDAFAYPLPSGLDPAAAAPLLCAGVTVWEPLHSLGVGPGSRIAVAGLGGLGHLAVKMAVALGATTTAISRTKDKRDDARRLGARDLIDSTDTQQMAAARDTFDVVIDTISAPHDLAPYLKLVAMDGTLSLLGYLGQVTVEATDLLIGRKKLSSAGSGGRPATARMLQFCADNGIAADVEVLPSAQVDTALDRLRRNDVRYRFVLDMSDLD
- the selB gene encoding selenocysteine-specific translation elongation factor, producing the protein MFVVATAGHVDHGKSTLVRALTGMEPDRWAEERRRGMTIDLGFAWTTLPSGATIAFVDVPGHERFVPNMLAGVGPVPAALIVVAADEGWMPQSTEHLAALDALGVAYGLLAVTRADLADPGPATAQALAEIAGTSLGAVEAVAVSGLTGAGLPDLRAALDRLAVGLPAPAVDDPVRLWVDRSFTVRGSGTVVTGTLGAGQLRVGDELEVAGTQETVRVRGLHSLGEARPDVAAVARVAVNLRGTSRDRIGRGDALLTPGRFHRTDLVDVRLTGDPAADLPAALTLHVGSAAVPVRVRPLGADTVRLRLARPLPLLVGDRALLRDPGRHHVAGGVRVLDVAPPPLARRGAAAARAQVLADLDGRPDLAGELRRRRLVRAGTLIRMGVPAHGEPVAGDWLADPAHWRRLGDQVTEEVTRYAREHPLEPGMPVEVLRQRLALPDRVLVEALIRPPLRVHAGRVGAAGVADLPEPVARAVQRVRDEYGDRPFRAPEADHLVDLGLGPREIGAAVRAGALLRLADNVVLLPDALDDAVRVLAGLPQPFTLSAARQALGTTRRVAVPLLELLDRRGATRRLPDDARIVVT